Proteins co-encoded in one Candidatus Acidiferrales bacterium genomic window:
- a CDS encoding CcmD family protein — MRNLFWAYAAVWLIHLGYLFRLASGQKKLSDDLAALKKSVVERER, encoded by the coding sequence ATGAGAAACCTTTTTTGGGCCTATGCCGCGGTCTGGCTGATCCACCTTGGCTACTTGTTTCGGCTTGCCTCCGGACAGAAGAAACTCTCCGACGATCTGGCCGCGCTCAAAAAGTCGGTCGTGGAACGAGAGCGTTAG
- a CDS encoding heme exporter protein CcmB — protein sequence MRNALKAGLTIAAKDLRIERRSKEVFTTMMVFALILIVIFSFAFEPTAEETRRIAGGLLWIAFTFAGILGLSRSFARETTNECLQGLLLTPAGPGAVYLGKLASNVAFMLAAEAVVLPIFAVFYNIGLGSRFPWLAGILLLGTWGFASVSTTFSAITANTRMRELMLPLLVLPISVPLLIAMVEATATWIAGEPMREAYLWLQLMTGFDIIFTVASLLLFPYIVEE from the coding sequence ATGAGGAACGCTCTTAAAGCCGGGTTGACCATCGCCGCCAAAGACCTCCGCATTGAGCGGCGAAGCAAAGAGGTTTTCACCACCATGATGGTGTTTGCTCTCATTCTCATCGTGATCTTCAGCTTTGCCTTTGAACCAACCGCCGAAGAAACGCGCCGCATCGCCGGCGGCCTGCTCTGGATCGCTTTTACGTTTGCCGGAATTCTTGGACTGAGCCGGTCGTTCGCGCGTGAAACGACGAATGAATGTCTCCAGGGACTTCTGCTGACGCCCGCCGGCCCGGGCGCAGTCTATCTCGGCAAACTGGCAAGCAATGTGGCTTTCATGCTCGCCGCCGAAGCGGTTGTCTTGCCGATCTTTGCGGTGTTCTATAACATTGGGCTTGGGTCGAGGTTCCCGTGGCTGGCAGGCATTTTGCTTCTGGGCACGTGGGGATTTGCTTCCGTCAGCACCACGTTTTCGGCCATCACCGCCAATACCCGGATGCGCGAGCTGATGCTTCCGCTGCTCGTCCTGCCGATCAGCGTGCCACTCCTGATTGCCATGGTGGAAGCGACCGCGACCTGGATAGCGGGTGAGCCGATGCGCGAAGCCTATCTCTGGCTGCAACTGATGACCGGATTTGACATCATTTTTACGGTGGCATCGCTGCTGCTTTTTCCCTATATCGTGGAAGAGTAG
- the ccmA gene encoding heme ABC exporter ATP-binding protein CcmA yields the protein MPLAGHPWHSVAGKSSGNGTTAPSVLLRNVSKYFGTLWALRQVSLAIAPGEFLAVLGQNGAGKTTLLRILALLSKPSSGEILFDGAAARDHEEQAKRSIGFVGHNSFLYEELTAAENLRLYARLYGLDRAEQRVQALLEMMSLDARAHELVRNLSRGMRQRAAIARALLHDPSLLLMDEPFTGLDARSSQSLMATLENFREQQRTVVISTHHLEEVLPLATRAVILERGEAVLDELNRPETAGQIRARLARAGQ from the coding sequence GTGCCCCTTGCCGGCCATCCCTGGCATTCCGTAGCGGGCAAATCCAGCGGGAACGGCACCACTGCCCCCAGCGTCCTGCTGCGCAACGTATCGAAATACTTTGGGACCCTCTGGGCGTTGCGGCAGGTGTCGCTGGCCATCGCACCGGGCGAGTTTCTGGCCGTGCTCGGCCAGAACGGCGCCGGGAAAACAACCTTGCTGCGCATCCTCGCCCTGCTCTCGAAGCCGTCTTCGGGAGAAATTCTGTTCGATGGCGCGGCAGCGCGCGACCACGAGGAACAGGCCAAGCGCTCGATAGGTTTTGTCGGGCACAACAGCTTCCTCTACGAGGAGCTTACGGCCGCGGAAAATCTCCGTCTCTATGCTCGCCTTTACGGCTTGGACCGGGCCGAGCAGCGAGTTCAGGCCTTGCTCGAGATGATGAGTCTGGATGCGCGAGCGCATGAGCTTGTCCGCAATCTTTCCCGCGGGATGCGCCAGCGGGCGGCGATTGCCCGGGCGTTGCTCCACGACCCGAGTTTGCTCCTGATGGACGAACCCTTCACGGGGCTCGATGCCCGGTCGTCGCAAAGCTTGATGGCCACGCTCGAAAACTTTCGGGAGCAACAGCGAACGGTCGTGATCAGCACCCACCATCTCGAGGAAGTCCTGCCGCTGGCGACGCGGGCGGTGATCCTGGAGCGGGGTGAAGCGGTTTTGGACGAGCTCAACCGGCCGGAGACGGCCGGGCAAATCCGCGCGCGCCTGGCTCGCGCGGGGCAGTAA
- the ccsA gene encoding cytochrome c biogenesis protein CcsA — MGKRTWNLAGALLPAITAALLLIAFYVVFLEVPTERTMGVIQRIFYVHVPSAWISFFAFFVVFVSSLAYLATGQARWDWAAVSAAEIGLVYCSIVLTTGPLWAKPVWGIWWTWDARLTSTLVLFMIYVAYLLLRNAVSDPSRRANLAAAVGIIGFLDVPIVYMSIRWWRTQHPQPVIAGGAGSGLDPEMWRGFLWCLAAFLSLFAWYFRERYRMERMRAELESLQREMSARP, encoded by the coding sequence ATGGGCAAGAGAACATGGAACCTCGCGGGGGCCCTTCTGCCGGCCATCACGGCGGCTTTGCTCTTGATTGCCTTCTATGTGGTTTTTCTGGAGGTGCCGACCGAGCGCACCATGGGAGTCATCCAGCGCATCTTCTATGTGCATGTGCCTTCGGCCTGGATTTCTTTCTTCGCGTTTTTTGTGGTTTTCGTTTCGAGTCTCGCCTATCTGGCCACCGGCCAGGCGCGCTGGGACTGGGCGGCCGTCTCGGCGGCGGAAATTGGTCTGGTGTATTGCAGCATCGTGTTGACGACGGGGCCGCTCTGGGCCAAGCCGGTCTGGGGCATCTGGTGGACCTGGGATGCCCGGCTGACGTCCACGCTCGTCCTCTTTATGATCTACGTCGCCTACCTTTTGTTGCGCAATGCCGTGAGCGATCCGAGCCGCCGCGCCAATCTGGCGGCCGCGGTTGGCATCATCGGCTTTTTGGACGTGCCCATCGTGTACATGTCCATTCGCTGGTGGCGGACGCAGCATCCGCAACCGGTGATCGCCGGCGGGGCCGGCTCCGGACTCGACCCAGAAATGTGGCGAGGGTTCTTGTGGTGCCTGGCGGCATTCCTGTCGCTTTTCGCCTGGTACTTTCGTGAGCGATACCGGATGGAACGGATGCGCGCCGAACTCGAAAGTTTGCAGCGAGAAATGAGTGCAAGACCATGA